In the genome of Gloeotrichia echinulata CP02, one region contains:
- a CDS encoding exopolysaccharide biosynthesis protein translates to MHLRFSQDIKSLLQRLAEQPLTLGDILAETSERGFSLVIALLVLPFLFPMPPGLTGPFGGACLLLSMQMVLGRRSPWLPQKIANYKFPRPFAEIILQNLRRITKILEKIARPRWAKIANNPWIWRLNGLCISWLTILLISPIPLTNPIPTVGILLLAVATIESDGLLMCISYIITVLITLLFGFIGYGLWLAPGLLPSIFK, encoded by the coding sequence ATGCATCTGAGATTTTCTCAAGACATCAAGTCACTTTTGCAACGCCTAGCCGAACAGCCACTGACACTAGGCGATATTCTCGCAGAAACCTCCGAAAGGGGTTTTAGCTTGGTGATTGCATTATTAGTGTTGCCATTTTTGTTTCCCATGCCACCAGGATTAACTGGCCCTTTTGGTGGTGCCTGCTTGCTGTTGTCAATGCAGATGGTGTTAGGGAGGCGATCGCCTTGGTTACCCCAAAAGATTGCTAACTACAAATTTCCTCGCCCTTTTGCCGAGATAATTTTGCAAAACCTGCGTCGAATCACTAAGATATTAGAGAAAATTGCCCGTCCCCGATGGGCGAAAATAGCAAATAATCCTTGGATTTGGCGATTAAATGGGCTTTGCATTTCTTGGTTGACAATATTACTAATTTCACCAATTCCCCTGACCAATCCCATCCCCACCGTAGGTATTTTACTGTTAGCAGTTGCCACAATTGAATCGGATGGGTTATTGATGTGCATTAGCTATATCATTACTGTATTAATTACCTTATTATTTGGATTTATTGGCTATGGATTGTGGTTAGCTCCCGGTTTACTGCCAAGTATTTTTAAATGA
- the hpnA gene encoding hopanoid-associated sugar epimerase, protein MQAFVTGGTGFIGAHLVRLLLQEGYTVKALVRPSSNLENLRGLEVEIVSGDLNDPNLWKQMLGCQYLFHVAAHYSLWQTDRELLYRHNVEGTRNVLDAAQKAEIERSVYTSSVAAIGVGESGKVVDETHQSPLNKLVGDYKKSKFLAEQAAMQAAAAGQQIVVVNPSSPIGPLDIKPTPTGDIILRFLRRQMPFYMDTGLNFIDVRDVVRGHLLALQRGKSGDRYILGYQNLPLKELLEQLAHLTGIKAPQQAVPAWLPLSVAWVDEKILAPLGKLPSVPLDGVRMAQQPMYYDASKAVRELGLPQSSLTTALKDAVDWFVSQRYV, encoded by the coding sequence ATGCAAGCATTTGTGACGGGGGGCACTGGTTTCATTGGTGCCCATTTGGTGCGGTTGTTGCTGCAAGAGGGATACACAGTTAAAGCGCTGGTACGCCCTAGCAGTAATCTAGAAAATCTACGAGGATTAGAGGTAGAAATTGTTTCTGGTGATTTGAATGACCCAAATCTCTGGAAACAAATGCTTGGTTGTCAGTACCTATTTCACGTTGCAGCACACTATTCTTTGTGGCAAACTGACCGAGAGTTACTTTACCGTCACAATGTGGAAGGAACGCGCAATGTGTTGGATGCGGCGCAAAAAGCAGAGATTGAACGTAGTGTATATACTAGTTCTGTAGCTGCAATTGGCGTGGGGGAATCTGGTAAAGTCGTAGATGAAACACATCAGAGTCCCTTAAACAAATTGGTGGGTGACTACAAAAAGTCTAAGTTTCTCGCAGAACAAGCAGCTATGCAAGCAGCTGCTGCAGGTCAGCAAATAGTTGTGGTCAATCCCAGTAGTCCCATCGGACCGTTGGATATTAAGCCTACCCCAACTGGTGATATTATCCTGCGGTTCTTACGGCGACAAATGCCTTTTTATATGGACACTGGTCTGAATTTTATTGACGTGCGAGATGTGGTCAGGGGGCACTTACTAGCTTTGCAGCGGGGTAAATCAGGCGATCGCTATATTTTAGGATACCAAAATCTTCCCCTAAAGGAACTACTCGAACAACTTGCCCATCTTACAGGTATAAAGGCGCCCCAGCAGGCTGTACCTGCTTGGCTACCTTTAAGCGTTGCTTGGGTTGATGAAAAGATTCTCGCACCTTTGGGTAAATTGCCCTCAGTACCTTTAGATGGTGTCCGCATGGCGCAACAACCTATGTATTACGATGCATCCAAGGCGGTCAGAGAGTTGGGTTTACCTCAATCTTCCTTGACAACCGCCCTTAAAGATGCTGTCGATTGGTTTGTCAGTCAGAGATATGTTTAA
- a CDS encoding transposase, whose product MRQVEKHIIKEGHDWFDYCSDITTISRQLYNTAQFTQRQGFFYGWGTQSQASLDTLFKQNENYKAISAKVAQLVLKQNADAWIAYYKALVAYKLEPTKFTGRPKPPNYVDDKNVVKFNNQAIGKREFNKGFIIPSMSPIRIPVKPGLKFEDLCEVRIIPKTGCFVIEIVYEITELSEFFCSLNPELNAAIDIGLDNLATIVFNDLAIQPIIVNGKPLKSANQFYNKQIAKFRGFLPNRKARSRRIANIVRNRHQFVSSYLHQATKMIVDELLSLGVTHVSIGKNEQWKTRLNLGKRTNQNFTQIPHAIFIEMLTYKLVRVGITVKVAEESYTSKASAIDWDIIPTYQPNNKIKHVFSGKRVKRAWYISKDGLKIHADVNAGYNIGRKSNPEGFDCLQSILRDRGCLVVHPRRITPLFKRVHAESRVA is encoded by the coding sequence ATGCGTCAAGTAGAAAAGCACATAATCAAAGAAGGACATGACTGGTTTGATTATTGTAGTGACATTACCACTATTTCCCGGCAGCTTTACAACACTGCTCAATTCACTCAGCGTCAAGGTTTTTTCTACGGATGGGGAACTCAATCACAAGCTAGCTTAGACACTTTATTTAAACAAAACGAGAACTACAAAGCAATAAGCGCAAAAGTAGCTCAACTCGTATTAAAACAGAATGCAGATGCGTGGATTGCTTACTACAAAGCATTAGTGGCTTATAAACTTGAACCAACTAAGTTCACTGGTAGACCAAAACCACCTAATTATGTTGATGACAAAAACGTAGTTAAATTCAATAATCAAGCAATTGGTAAAAGAGAATTTAATAAAGGTTTCATTATCCCATCAATGTCGCCAATCAGGATTCCAGTAAAGCCTGGACTAAAGTTTGAGGACTTGTGTGAGGTACGAATTATCCCAAAAACTGGATGCTTCGTTATCGAAATAGTCTATGAAATTACCGAGTTGTCAGAGTTTTTTTGTAGTTTGAATCCTGAACTGAATGCGGCGATAGATATTGGTTTAGATAATCTAGCGACGATTGTTTTCAATGATCTAGCAATACAACCAATTATTGTAAATGGTAAACCATTGAAATCAGCCAACCAGTTTTATAACAAGCAGATTGCCAAGTTTCGAGGTTTTCTACCCAATAGGAAAGCTCGGTCAAGGCGAATTGCAAACATCGTTCGTAATCGCCATCAATTTGTTTCTTCATATTTACATCAAGCCACAAAAATGATTGTGGATGAACTTCTATCTCTTGGTGTAACTCACGTCTCAATCGGGAAAAACGAACAATGGAAAACACGTCTTAATTTAGGTAAACGTACAAACCAAAATTTTACTCAGATACCACACGCAATATTTATCGAAATGCTGACTTATAAATTAGTTAGAGTCGGTATTACCGTTAAGGTAGCAGAAGAATCTTACACAAGTAAGGCTTCAGCGATTGATTGGGACATCATCCCAACTTATCAACCTAACAACAAGATCAAGCATGTATTCTCAGGAAAACGTGTCAAACGTGCGTGGTATATCAGTAAAGATGGTTTGAAGATTCATGCTGACGTGAACGCAGGCTACAACATCGGCAGAAAAAGTAATCCTGAAGGGTTTGACTGTCTCCAGTCTATTCTAAGGGATAGGGGGTGTCTGGTAGTACATCCAAGGCGGATAACTCCACTATTTAAGCGTGTCCATGCTGAAAGTAGAGTTGCTTAA
- a CDS encoding lipid kinase → MSPRALLLINRHARQGQKRLREAIDCLENLGIDLIEESTENAKHLREVILQYQHEVDLVIIGGGDGTLNAAVDALVTTELPLGILPLGTANDLARTLKIPNSLLEACKIIANGEQRRIDLGWVNGKYFFNVASLGLSVKITQRLTKEVKRRWGIFAYLATALRVIWEARPFSAEIRVNGESIHGRTVQIAVGNGRYYGGGMAVVHDATIDDQRLDLYSLEIEHWWQIILLLPALRQGRHINRRQVRFLQGQEIEVYTRKERPINTDGEITTHTPAHFRVIPQALAVFVPPLP, encoded by the coding sequence ATGAGTCCCCGCGCACTTCTGTTAATAAATCGTCATGCTCGCCAAGGACAAAAACGTCTCAGAGAAGCAATTGATTGCTTAGAGAACCTAGGTATTGATTTAATCGAGGAATCGACAGAAAACGCCAAACACCTTCGTGAAGTCATCTTGCAATATCAGCATGAAGTTGATTTAGTCATCATTGGTGGTGGCGATGGTACCCTGAATGCGGCAGTAGATGCTTTAGTTACAACCGAGTTACCTTTGGGAATTTTACCATTAGGAACTGCCAACGATTTGGCCAGGACTTTAAAAATTCCTAACTCTTTACTCGAAGCTTGTAAAATCATTGCCAACGGAGAACAAAGACGTATTGATTTAGGGTGGGTAAACGGCAAATATTTTTTTAATGTTGCTAGTTTAGGACTAAGTGTAAAAATTACCCAACGACTGACCAAAGAAGTAAAGCGCCGTTGGGGAATATTCGCTTATTTAGCCACTGCATTGCGGGTGATTTGGGAAGCTAGACCTTTTAGCGCAGAAATTCGAGTCAATGGCGAATCAATTCATGGGCGAACGGTACAAATAGCCGTAGGAAATGGTCGTTATTATGGCGGTGGGATGGCAGTAGTTCACGATGCTACAATCGATGACCAAAGGCTAGATCTTTACAGTTTAGAAATTGAACATTGGTGGCAAATAATACTTTTACTCCCAGCACTGCGACAAGGAAGACATATAAATCGGCGACAAGTCAGGTTTCTTCAGGGTCAAGAAATTGAAGTGTATACTCGTAAAGAGCGTCCCATAAATACGGATGGTGAAATTACAACCCATACACCAGCCCACTTCCGAGTTATACCTCAAGCTTTAGCGGTTTTCGTGCCACCATTACCATAG
- a CDS encoding efflux RND transporter permease subunit — MVKSSSSKSARERFNISRLAIEFSWLTVSFWIAVTVAGLLAFSSLKYALFPDITFPVVVVNATAPLATALDTESKLTQPLEQRLKSLEGLEDIRSSTYPGQTAVSLSFVVGTNLDTSTRQVETALKQFKLTQGASTKIIPLNLNESAAISYAIESSSKNLTDLTKLTKDQIQPAIAKLPGVLKVSLLGAPITSSPVLSANTTSLPTGGGTLVRFNGKNALAFQVIKKGTANTLEVVNRVEQEVQRLRSTLKDVKLTLAATQAEYIRNATHSTIDALIEAIVLSVIVIFPFLWNWQATLISALAIPTSLLATFIVMAIFGFNLETITLLALALVIGSIVDDAIVDVENIMRHVEEGETPRQAAFLATNEIGLTVTAATFTAVAVFLPIGLMGGVIGQFFKPFGITVSAAMLASLLVARTLSPVLSIYWLKPPSSRTERREGMLWVRFAQAYRDLLGWSLSHRKIVLGLAVFSFVAGVALIPLIPKGFIPKLDRGEFNIAYTAPLPILPPQGLAGKLPPTQSPIPNPLNDSLVVAKKLEAVVRKSPDVETVFTTVGSRGGEPNKGTLYVKLKDNRKLKTAELQDQFRSTLPILPGVTTSVEDIQFVDTGGQKPLQVALRGNDLKALSKAAKDIKDKLVKLPGFADVTVTGETNPQDKVFHIERLKNQRVAYISANLGKDLSLGDATDKLVAEAKKVIPAGVSLDLGGDSARLGEVFGSFGTTLGLSALCIVFVLIWLFKGWVDPIVIGISLPLALVGAMLALLITKSDFGMISLIGFVFLLGITNKNAILIVDYINQLRESGLGRTEAILKAGPVRLRPIIMTTAATILGMVPIALGLGAGSELRSPMAVSIAGGLVSSTILSLIVVPVVYAILDDWFPRYKKRGSY, encoded by the coding sequence ATGGTCAAGTCTAGTAGCTCAAAATCTGCACGAGAACGGTTCAATATTTCCAGGTTAGCGATTGAATTTTCGTGGCTGACGGTCAGTTTTTGGATTGCGGTGACGGTAGCTGGGCTATTAGCTTTCAGTTCCCTTAAGTATGCTTTGTTTCCAGATATTACGTTTCCAGTGGTGGTGGTGAATGCTACAGCCCCTCTGGCTACAGCCCTGGATACTGAGTCCAAACTGACCCAGCCATTAGAACAGCGTCTCAAATCTCTGGAAGGACTTGAGGATATCCGCTCATCGACTTATCCTGGACAAACTGCAGTTAGTTTGTCTTTTGTTGTTGGTACGAATTTAGACACCTCGACTCGTCAAGTCGAAACTGCACTGAAGCAGTTTAAACTAACTCAGGGTGCATCTACGAAAATTATTCCCCTGAACCTGAACGAGTCAGCGGCGATTAGTTATGCCATTGAGAGTTCCTCAAAGAATCTCACGGATTTGACTAAGTTGACTAAAGACCAAATTCAGCCGGCGATCGCTAAATTGCCTGGAGTCCTGAAAGTATCATTGTTAGGCGCTCCGATTACATCTTCTCCTGTGTTATCGGCAAATACAACATCTCTACCTACAGGAGGAGGGACATTAGTTAGGTTTAATGGTAAAAATGCTTTAGCATTTCAGGTGATCAAAAAAGGCACAGCTAACACGTTGGAAGTGGTGAACCGGGTAGAGCAAGAAGTCCAAAGGCTACGCTCTACCCTCAAGGATGTCAAACTGACTTTAGCGGCGACGCAAGCAGAATATATCCGCAACGCCACCCATTCAACGATTGATGCGTTGATTGAAGCAATTGTGTTATCGGTGATCGTCATTTTTCCTTTTTTATGGAATTGGCAAGCCACCCTAATTTCGGCGTTAGCGATTCCTACCTCTTTGTTGGCGACGTTTATCGTCATGGCAATTTTCGGCTTCAACTTAGAGACAATCACCCTATTGGCTTTAGCTTTGGTAATTGGTAGTATTGTTGATGACGCGATCGTTGATGTGGAAAATATCATGCGGCACGTCGAAGAGGGTGAAACTCCCCGCCAAGCTGCCTTTCTAGCCACTAATGAAATTGGACTGACAGTCACCGCAGCCACGTTTACGGCGGTAGCTGTTTTCCTACCCATCGGTTTGATGGGTGGGGTAATTGGTCAGTTCTTCAAGCCTTTTGGAATTACTGTATCAGCAGCAATGCTGGCTTCGTTACTGGTAGCCCGGACTTTATCACCAGTTTTATCTATTTACTGGCTCAAACCGCCATCTTCTCGTACCGAACGCCGAGAAGGAATGTTATGGGTACGCTTTGCCCAAGCTTACCGTGACTTGCTGGGTTGGTCTTTAAGTCACCGCAAGATAGTGTTGGGGTTAGCTGTATTCAGCTTTGTTGCAGGTGTAGCCCTAATTCCCCTGATTCCCAAAGGATTTATTCCCAAACTTGATCGCGGTGAGTTCAATATTGCTTACACCGCACCCCTACCTATTTTACCCCCACAAGGTTTAGCCGGAAAACTTCCCCCTACACAATCCCCCATCCCCAATCCTTTAAATGACTCTCTGGTGGTGGCGAAGAAACTGGAAGCGGTGGTGAGAAAATCGCCAGATGTGGAAACGGTATTTACTACTGTTGGTTCTCGCGGTGGTGAGCCAAATAAAGGTACGCTTTATGTGAAGCTGAAAGATAACCGCAAACTCAAGACGGCGGAATTACAAGACCAATTCCGGTCAACTTTGCCGATTCTTCCTGGTGTGACTACCAGTGTGGAAGATATTCAATTTGTGGATACAGGCGGTCAAAAACCTCTGCAGGTGGCGTTACGCGGTAATGACTTAAAAGCACTCAGCAAAGCAGCCAAGGATATTAAAGACAAACTGGTGAAATTACCAGGATTTGCTGATGTCACTGTCACTGGGGAAACCAATCCACAGGACAAGGTATTTCACATTGAACGGTTGAAGAATCAGCGGGTAGCCTATATCAGCGCTAACCTTGGTAAGGATTTATCCTTGGGTGATGCCACTGATAAATTGGTAGCAGAAGCTAAAAAAGTGATTCCTGCTGGTGTTTCTTTAGACCTGGGAGGAGATTCTGCCCGGTTGGGTGAAGTTTTTGGCAGTTTTGGCACTACTCTTGGTCTGTCGGCGTTGTGTATTGTCTTCGTTTTGATTTGGCTATTCAAAGGCTGGGTAGACCCGATAGTAATTGGTATCTCTTTACCTTTGGCGCTGGTTGGGGCAATGCTGGCATTATTAATCACCAAGAGCGATTTTGGCATGATTTCCCTGATTGGCTTTGTGTTTTTGCTGGGGATTACCAACAAAAACGCCATCTTGATTGTCGATTACATTAACCAATTACGGGAATCTGGTTTGGGGCGAACAGAAGCCATCCTCAAGGCGGGGCCAGTAAGGCTGCGACCAATTATTATGACCACTGCGGCGACAATTTTAGGTATGGTGCCCATTGCTTTGGGTTTAGGCGCAGGTTCAGAATTGCGATCGCCTATGGCTGTATCTATTGCTGGCGGCTTGGTCAGTTCCACGATCCTCAGTTTAATTGTGGTGCCTGTAGTCTACGCTATTTTAGATGATTGGTTCCCCCGGTATAAAAAGAGGGGTAGCTATTGA
- a CDS encoding phosphorylase, with protein MTHIILVPQGAEYQAVCRGLSRVSGSKPTVIAIRVGIKSLTTYLHKLQAQGQFPHHPQMKVLLMGLCGSLTPMHTVGDIVLYQDCVYQGKQQECDRTFTAEIHSHLNSPVTLVKSLTSDRLVWSAAEKRRLGEKFAADVVDMEGFAALEFFNALAVSVAMLRVVSDDCHHDIPDLTSAISADGSLKPFPLAWELLRQPVGATRLIRGSLRGLKVLEKVIKPSLGAH; from the coding sequence ATGACCCATATCATCCTCGTCCCCCAGGGAGCAGAGTATCAAGCTGTATGTCGCGGTTTGAGTCGTGTTAGCGGTTCCAAGCCAACTGTCATCGCCATTCGCGTTGGTATCAAATCCCTAACCACATATCTGCACAAATTGCAAGCACAGGGACAATTTCCCCATCATCCACAGATGAAAGTGCTGCTGATGGGTTTATGTGGTAGCTTAACCCCCATGCACACAGTTGGTGATATTGTCCTGTATCAAGATTGTGTTTATCAGGGAAAACAGCAAGAGTGCGATCGCACCTTCACAGCCGAAATTCACTCACACCTCAACTCCCCAGTAACTTTGGTCAAATCATTGACAAGCGATCGCCTGGTTTGGTCTGCAGCCGAAAAACGCCGTCTAGGTGAAAAGTTTGCTGCTGATGTTGTTGACATGGAAGGATTTGCCGCTTTAGAGTTCTTTAATGCATTGGCTGTGTCAGTCGCCATGTTGCGAGTGGTCAGCGATGACTGTCACCACGATATACCTGATCTGACCTCAGCAATTAGCGCCGATGGTTCTCTCAAGCCTTTTCCCCTAGCATGGGAATTACTCCGTCAACCTGTTGGAGCTACTCGATTGATTCGCGGTTCCTTACGGGGATTGAAAGTTTTAGAAAAAGTCATAAAACCTTCTTTGGGGGCACATTAA
- a CDS encoding phytoene/squalene synthase family protein gives MDLRRDALQILEETSRTFYIPISILPPGLQEAVAAAYLCMRAIDEIEDHPTLDNATKAKLLRTISLTLQAGVDGFAVDAFSQGFSEYENTLAEVTIRIREWSILAPETIAPRIWDATAAMADRMAYWAEKNWKIQTESDLDRYTFGVAGAVGLLLSDLWAWYDGTKTNRTLAIGFGRGLQAINILRNHSEDLGRGVKFLPDGWNAENMRDYASRNLTLADAYIKSLPPGPALDFCQIPFTLAYGTLEALANGKEKLSRNDVLALIQQLMGVNMKAS, from the coding sequence ATGGATTTACGTAGAGATGCGCTGCAAATCCTTGAAGAGACTAGTCGAACGTTTTATATTCCAATTAGTATTTTACCGCCAGGATTGCAAGAAGCAGTTGCAGCAGCATATTTATGTATGCGTGCCATTGATGAAATTGAAGACCATCCAACATTGGATAACGCGACTAAGGCGAAACTTTTACGCACGATTAGCTTAACATTGCAAGCAGGTGTTGATGGATTTGCGGTTGATGCTTTTTCTCAAGGATTTAGCGAGTATGAAAATACTTTAGCAGAAGTCACCATCAGAATTAGAGAATGGTCGATATTAGCACCAGAGACAATCGCACCTCGAATTTGGGATGCGACTGCGGCGATGGCAGACAGAATGGCTTATTGGGCAGAAAAAAACTGGAAAATTCAGACAGAATCTGATTTAGATCGTTATACCTTTGGTGTTGCAGGTGCGGTGGGATTGTTGCTTTCGGACTTATGGGCTTGGTACGATGGCACAAAAACGAATCGTACCCTAGCCATAGGATTTGGTCGGGGTTTACAAGCGATCAACATTCTGCGTAACCACTCTGAAGATTTGGGACGGGGAGTAAAGTTCTTACCTGATGGTTGGAATGCAGAAAATATGCGAGATTATGCCAGTAGAAATTTAACACTGGCAGATGCTTATATCAAGTCCCTTCCTCCAGGTCCGGCTTTAGACTTTTGTCAAATTCCGTTTACCTTAGCTTATGGTACCCTTGAAGCCCTAGCTAATGGTAAAGAAAAACTCAGCCGTAATGATGTTTTGGCACTTATCCAACAGCTAATGGGTGTCAACATGAAAGCGAGTTAA
- a CDS encoding TIGR02117 family protein, protein MKNTNNSGVHRLLCRCSRYFFGFVLSSLALLAIGLLIPRKWGTYSHAHCDVDICVANRGIHSDIIVPTRNYVFDWTIYISLDRIGGIDNYHDYKYLSFGWGERDFYMTTPTLAYLNLSTTFRALFLPTPSIIYVQGYQLIPDYLEVKCIKVNQTDYLNLMEFIQATFEQDAQGRKIRLGNGHTANAGFYAAVGSYSILRNCNTWTAEGLRKADVNTPLWDGLPAGIMLHLRSSCK, encoded by the coding sequence ATGAAAAATACCAATAACTCAGGTGTTCACCGCCTCTTATGTCGTTGTAGTCGTTACTTTTTTGGGTTTGTTTTATCGAGTTTAGCTTTATTAGCAATTGGGTTGTTAATACCTAGAAAATGGGGCACTTATTCACATGCTCATTGTGATGTAGATATTTGTGTTGCTAATAGGGGGATTCATTCTGATATTATAGTACCTACAAGAAATTATGTTTTTGATTGGACTATATATATATCTCTAGATAGAATCGGTGGAATAGATAATTATCATGATTACAAATATTTAAGCTTTGGTTGGGGCGAACGCGATTTTTATATGACAACCCCAACTCTTGCATATTTAAATTTATCCACGACTTTTAGAGCCTTATTTTTACCAACACCCTCTATAATCTATGTTCAAGGTTATCAATTAATTCCAGATTATCTCGAAGTTAAATGTATTAAAGTAAATCAGACAGATTATTTAAACTTAATGGAATTTATTCAAGCTACCTTTGAACAAGATGCACAGGGTAGAAAAATTCGCCTAGGTAATGGTCACACTGCTAATGCAGGTTTTTATGCAGCGGTGGGAAGTTACTCTATATTAAGAAATTGTAATACTTGGACAGCAGAAGGCTTGCGAAAAGCTGATGTCAATACTCCCCTTTGGGATGGGCTACCTGCTGGCATTATGTTGCATTTAAGAAGTAGTTGCAAGTGA
- a CDS encoding zinc ribbon domain-containing protein: MLTYKLVRVGITVKVAEESYTSKASAIDWDIIPTYQPNNKIKHVFSGKRVKRAWYISKNGLKIHADVNAGYNIGRKSNPEGFDCLQSILRDRGCLVVHPRRITPLFKRVHAESRVA, from the coding sequence ATGCTGACTTATAAATTAGTTAGAGTCGGTATTACCGTTAAGGTAGCAGAAGAATCTTACACAAGTAAGGCTTCAGCGATTGATTGGGACATCATCCCAACTTATCAACCTAACAACAAGATCAAGCATGTATTCTCAGGAAAACGTGTCAAACGTGCGTGGTATATCAGTAAAAATGGTTTGAAGATTCATGCTGACGTGAACGCAGGCTACAACATCGGCAGAAAAAGTAATCCTGAAGGGTTTGACTGTCTCCAGTCTATTCTAAGGGATAGGGGGTGTCTGGTAGTACATCCAAGGCGGATAACTCCACTATTTAAGCGTGTCCATGCTGAAAGTAGAGTCGCTTAA
- the hpnH gene encoding adenosyl-hopene transferase HpnH — protein MAVNLQQAIDIGKYLVTQRLKGRKRFPLVLMLEPLFRCNLACTGCGKIQHPTEVLKQNLTPEQCFAAVDECGAPVVSIPGGEPLLHPQIDEIVRGLVERKKYIYLCTNGLLLEKSLHKFQPSQYLTFSVHLDGLREWHDQCVDRKGVFDIAVKAIRAAKAQGFRVATNTTIFEGCEPKDMQDFFDFLTTLNLDGMMISPGYSYEWAPDQDHFLKREQTRALFRSILAPYKAGEKNWDFNHNPLFLDFLTGEKDYECTPWGSPSYSVLGWQKPCYLLNEGYYKTFKELLDKTDWSQYGRASGNPKCADCMVHCGYEPTAAMDAMQPQNMARALGSVFK, from the coding sequence ATGGCGGTTAATTTACAACAAGCTATAGATATCGGTAAGTATCTTGTAACTCAGCGCTTAAAAGGGCGTAAACGCTTCCCCCTAGTATTAATGTTGGAGCCGCTGTTTCGCTGTAACTTGGCTTGTACTGGTTGTGGTAAAATACAACATCCAACGGAAGTGTTGAAGCAAAACCTCACCCCAGAACAGTGCTTCGCTGCAGTGGACGAGTGCGGCGCACCGGTCGTTTCGATTCCCGGAGGAGAACCGCTGCTACATCCCCAAATTGATGAAATTGTCCGGGGATTAGTTGAGCGTAAGAAGTATATTTATTTGTGTACTAATGGTTTGTTGTTAGAAAAGAGTCTGCATAAGTTTCAACCTTCCCAATATTTGACATTCAGCGTCCATTTAGATGGGCTGCGGGAATGGCATGATCAATGTGTAGACCGCAAAGGTGTTTTTGATATTGCTGTCAAAGCAATTCGCGCCGCTAAAGCTCAAGGTTTTCGTGTGGCTACGAACACGACTATCTTTGAAGGTTGCGAACCCAAAGATATGCAGGATTTCTTTGACTTTTTGACCACACTAAATCTTGATGGAATGATGATTTCCCCTGGCTACAGTTACGAATGGGCGCCAGATCAAGATCATTTTCTCAAGCGGGAACAAACACGCGCCCTTTTCCGGTCGATTTTGGCTCCATATAAAGCTGGGGAGAAAAATTGGGACTTCAACCATAACCCGCTGTTCCTCGATTTTCTCACAGGAGAAAAGGACTATGAATGTACACCTTGGGGTAGCCCAAGTTACAGCGTTCTCGGTTGGCAAAAACCCTGTTATCTGCTAAATGAAGGTTATTACAAAACCTTTAAAGAATTGCTAGACAAAACAGACTGGAGTCAATACGGTCGCGCTAGTGGTAATCCCAAATGTGCAGATTGTATGGTTCACTGCGGTTATGAACCGACTGCAGCGATGGATGCAATGCAGCCTCAAAATATGGCGCGTGCCCTTGGTAGCGTGTTTAAGTAA